In one Shinella zoogloeoides genomic region, the following are encoded:
- a CDS encoding head decoration protein yields the protein MPTINEGRYASDWLKAESHTSGYSREEVIVVSGAGKLVSGTVLGKITASGKYTPVTVAAADGSQNAAGILLDAVDASTADVSAVIIARDAIVVQQGLVYGADVNTAPERLAVQNALRALNPPILVREGA from the coding sequence ATGCCCACGATCAATGAAGGCCGCTATGCCAGCGACTGGCTGAAGGCGGAAAGCCACACGTCCGGCTACTCGCGCGAGGAAGTGATCGTCGTCAGCGGCGCCGGCAAGCTCGTCTCCGGCACTGTCCTCGGCAAGATCACGGCATCGGGAAAGTACACGCCCGTCACCGTCGCTGCAGCAGACGGCTCGCAGAACGCCGCCGGCATTCTCCTCGACGCTGTCGATGCATCCACGGCGGACGTCTCGGCGGTGATCATCGCGCGCGACGCCATCGTCGTCCAGCAGGGCCTCGTCTATGGCGCCGACGTCAACACGGCGCCGGAGCGGCTCGCGGTGCAGAACGCGCTGCGTGCGCTCAATCCCCCCATCCTCGTACGCGAAGGAGCGTAA
- a CDS encoding MT-A70 family methyltransferase, protein MALSPDQTRILTAALVGGSFHSQEQRDLIKCRALNSKGYLRRDPQDGCLWYPTDLAGALSLVPADLHGAEPEKPAGGPPARLPHHPLAALFPMFAEDELQRLADDIAARGQEEPVWLLDGHILDGRNREAACALIGIDAWTKDYEGKDPLGFVLSLNLHRRHLSESQRAMVAARIVDWERGINQTTAGDANLHAREAGRRLSISERAVKAAKRVRDHGIEQLSDAIRDGRLSVNAGEAISFLEREAQEEVLRLEEKQIVQRAKEIREKRAKLRHAVRLTHMAHVVDRGQPTVGRVETKYPVIYADPPWQFGVRSEVTGREKSAENHYPTMPTDDICALFDEIGDPAKRDAVLFLWASNPMLPDAFRVMAAWGFSYVHHWIWDKEIAGTGYWGRDRHELLLIGKRGQPVAPLPGTQPETIHRERKGRHSAKPDWFAEQIERLYPDMPRLELFCRAPRPGWHAWGYEAATPESETV, encoded by the coding sequence ATGGCCCTCAGTCCAGACCAGACCAGGATCCTCACCGCCGCCCTCGTGGGCGGCTCTTTCCATTCGCAGGAACAGCGCGACCTCATCAAATGCCGCGCGCTGAATTCGAAAGGGTATCTGCGCCGCGACCCGCAGGACGGTTGCCTGTGGTATCCGACCGATCTTGCCGGCGCGTTGAGCCTCGTTCCTGCCGACCTCCATGGCGCCGAACCGGAGAAGCCCGCCGGCGGGCCGCCGGCGCGACTGCCGCATCATCCTCTGGCGGCGCTCTTCCCGATGTTCGCCGAGGACGAACTGCAGCGCCTGGCGGACGACATCGCGGCGCGCGGACAGGAGGAGCCTGTCTGGCTGCTCGACGGCCATATTCTCGACGGTCGAAACCGCGAGGCGGCCTGCGCGCTCATCGGAATCGACGCATGGACGAAGGACTACGAGGGCAAGGATCCGCTCGGCTTCGTCCTGTCGCTCAACCTGCACCGGCGGCATCTTTCCGAAAGCCAGCGGGCGATGGTGGCGGCGCGCATCGTCGATTGGGAACGCGGTATCAACCAGACGACAGCCGGGGATGCAAATTTGCACGCCCGCGAGGCCGGTCGTCGCCTCTCGATTTCCGAGCGAGCCGTAAAGGCGGCCAAGCGCGTGCGCGACCATGGCATCGAGCAGCTTTCCGACGCGATCCGCGACGGTCGGCTGTCGGTCAATGCCGGCGAGGCCATCAGCTTCCTTGAGCGCGAGGCACAGGAGGAGGTGCTCCGCCTCGAGGAAAAGCAGATCGTTCAGCGCGCGAAGGAGATCCGCGAGAAACGGGCGAAACTCCGCCACGCCGTGCGCCTCACCCACATGGCGCATGTGGTCGATCGCGGTCAGCCGACGGTCGGGCGCGTCGAGACGAAATACCCGGTCATCTATGCCGACCCGCCCTGGCAGTTCGGCGTGCGCAGCGAGGTGACGGGCCGCGAGAAGAGCGCCGAGAACCATTATCCCACCATGCCGACGGACGATATCTGCGCGCTGTTCGATGAGATCGGCGATCCGGCCAAGCGCGACGCCGTGCTCTTCCTCTGGGCCAGCAACCCCATGCTGCCGGACGCGTTTCGCGTCATGGCGGCGTGGGGTTTCTCCTACGTCCACCATTGGATCTGGGACAAGGAGATCGCCGGCACGGGCTATTGGGGCCGCGATCGGCACGAACTCCTGCTGATCGGCAAGCGGGGACAACCCGTCGCGCCGCTGCCCGGCACCCAGCCGGAAACCATCCACCGCGAACGCAAGGGGCGCCACAGCGCCAAACCGGACTGGTTCGCCGAACAGATCGAACGCCTCTACCCGGACATGCCGCGGCTGGAGCTGTTCTGCCGCGCGCCACGCCCTGGCTGGCACGCATGGGGTTATGAGGCGGCGACGCCGGAAAGCGAGACGGTATGA
- a CDS encoding major capsid protein: protein MLSIVDIFGNAAFSSTSLTQAINIVPNDYGRIRDLGLFANEPIPTTTVAVQFENGTLNLLPTRERGAPSSLGMPEKRNAKQFACFHIPHDDFVRADDVQNIIARVGQEGVLESVETLVNRKQIVMRRKHAITLEHMRMSALRGEILDSDGSSLLNLFTSFGVTQKEIDFVLGTANTDVGAKIDEVVAYMEDNLKGEVMDGVHVLASPEWFAKLVGHATIKDAWKYYDGLYNVLRENVRKKFVHRGVTFEEYRGAANFLQEDGTYGTRRFIPANEAIAIPMGTTDTFTTYWGPADFIDTVNTLGEEIYVRQAVDPEFQRWVKIHSQSNPLPMVKRPALLVKLTTSN, encoded by the coding sequence ATGCTGAGCATCGTAGATATCTTCGGCAATGCCGCCTTCAGCTCCACATCGCTGACGCAGGCCATCAACATCGTGCCGAACGACTATGGCCGCATTCGCGATCTCGGGCTGTTCGCCAACGAGCCGATCCCGACCACGACGGTGGCGGTGCAGTTCGAAAACGGCACGCTCAACCTCCTGCCGACCCGCGAACGCGGCGCGCCGTCCTCGCTCGGCATGCCGGAAAAGCGGAACGCCAAGCAGTTTGCCTGCTTCCACATTCCGCACGACGATTTCGTGCGCGCCGACGACGTGCAGAACATCATCGCGCGCGTCGGGCAGGAGGGTGTCCTGGAATCAGTCGAGACGCTGGTCAACCGGAAACAGATCGTCATGCGGCGCAAGCATGCGATCACGCTGGAGCACATGCGCATGAGCGCCCTGCGCGGCGAGATCCTCGACAGCGACGGCTCCTCGCTGCTCAACCTGTTCACGTCCTTCGGCGTAACGCAGAAGGAGATCGACTTCGTGCTTGGGACGGCCAACACGGATGTCGGCGCCAAGATCGACGAGGTCGTCGCTTACATGGAGGACAACCTCAAGGGCGAGGTGATGGACGGCGTGCATGTCCTCGCATCCCCGGAGTGGTTTGCCAAACTCGTCGGCCACGCCACCATCAAGGATGCCTGGAAATACTACGACGGCCTCTACAACGTCCTGCGCGAGAACGTCCGCAAGAAGTTCGTCCACCGCGGCGTCACCTTCGAGGAATACCGAGGCGCGGCGAACTTCCTCCAGGAAGACGGGACCTACGGCACGCGTCGCTTCATCCCGGCGAACGAAGCAATCGCCATCCCCATGGGCACGACGGACACCTTCACGACCTACTGGGGCCCGGCCGATTTCATCGACACGGTCAACACCCTCGGCGAGGAAATCTATGTCCGCCAGGCCGTCGATCCCGAGTTCCAGCGCTGGGTGAAAATCCACAGCCAGTCGAACCCGCTGCCGATGGTCAAGCGGCCGGCGCTTCTCGTGAAGCTCACCACCAGCAACTGA
- a CDS encoding DUF6161 domain-containing protein, whose amino-acid sequence MNYETFKVINKGISTSVRPEQSLTDKAHLRRSVAAALARLPEESRVELDSFATVVFRAVIGEGPNPPRIKGPPPLMAPEVTALDSWMDMAGIEDIVAVLAGIICEMTVQQLNSISAATPLTVAAEIGSYTSLRTFAEIEARSEHAIEEMKAFCRSGMDEVMKDFTKRVEAQIPLVENAAGRIEAQVSASKDNVIQSQTENQKALSDLNVTREKMRAVMASLDERAKGWEDRADAVEKQAKETEALAAKIDENLGTLSVKRLWDARAKTSNRAFWISAGLIAIFLLVLPGLALFNLDTVLSALKHIGDVATADLPANASTVQQTVSAVSRLVIITVPLALYFWIVRLLVRFNLHSLALMEDARQRHTMMDTYFHLIGRQAAVREDRALILNALFRPTPGHNSDSVDPPNFTELLDKAIGKS is encoded by the coding sequence GTGAACTACGAGACGTTTAAGGTCATCAACAAGGGGATTTCCACGTCGGTTCGCCCCGAGCAAAGTCTGACTGATAAAGCTCACTTGAGAAGGTCCGTTGCGGCGGCTCTCGCGAGACTTCCGGAGGAATCGCGCGTTGAACTTGATAGCTTCGCAACCGTCGTATTTCGCGCCGTGATCGGGGAAGGCCCAAACCCTCCTCGAATAAAGGGGCCGCCGCCCTTGATGGCTCCTGAAGTCACAGCACTCGACTCCTGGATGGATATGGCGGGTATCGAGGATATCGTTGCTGTTCTCGCTGGCATTATATGCGAAATGACCGTCCAGCAGCTCAACAGCATTAGCGCCGCCACGCCGCTCACCGTAGCGGCGGAGATCGGTAGCTACACGTCCTTGCGCACATTTGCGGAAATAGAAGCGCGTTCGGAACACGCCATCGAGGAGATGAAGGCTTTCTGTCGGAGCGGCATGGATGAGGTGATGAAGGACTTCACAAAGCGCGTAGAGGCGCAAATACCCCTGGTAGAAAATGCAGCTGGACGGATCGAAGCACAGGTCAGCGCGTCCAAGGATAATGTTATACAATCGCAAACCGAGAACCAGAAAGCTCTCAGCGATCTGAACGTGACGAGAGAGAAAATGCGGGCGGTCATGGCGAGCCTTGATGAGCGGGCGAAGGGTTGGGAGGACCGGGCTGATGCTGTCGAGAAGCAAGCCAAGGAGACGGAAGCGCTCGCCGCCAAGATAGACGAAAATCTCGGAACCCTGTCCGTCAAGCGCCTGTGGGACGCGCGTGCAAAAACCAGCAACCGGGCCTTCTGGATATCCGCAGGCCTGATCGCGATTTTTCTTTTGGTTCTGCCCGGCCTCGCACTGTTCAATCTCGATACCGTGTTGAGCGCGCTCAAGCACATCGGAGACGTCGCCACAGCGGATCTCCCCGCCAATGCATCCACCGTGCAGCAAACCGTCTCCGCTGTCAGCCGGTTGGTCATCATAACCGTTCCACTGGCACTCTATTTTTGGATTGTCCGGCTCCTCGTCCGCTTCAATCTGCACTCCCTTGCCCTTATGGAAGACGCCCGGCAGCGGCACACGATGATGGACACCTATTTCCATCTGATTGGCCGGCAGGCAGCCGTGCGGGAGGACCGCGCCCTTATCCTGAACGCGCTGTTCCGCCCGACGCCGGGCCATAATTCGGATAGCGTGGATCCGCCGAATTTCACCGAGCTGCTGGACAAGGCAATCGGCAAGAGCTGA
- a CDS encoding head maturation protease, ClpP-related, with the protein MAAILEDGKLRLSGYVGDYYFSDGFTSSDVVVALASIDDGDDLTVHINSGGGVATEGAAIHALLSARKGVTDVVIEGIAASAASLIAMAGATVTMSAGAVMMIHDPSGYTFGTSDDHSKTIEGLEALATAYARVYAQKSGKTAEECREIMKDERWLTPEQAVAEGFADETTEAKALAVAAFDYRLYAHAPKRLTALAVKKDWSAAPADRKAAPSAASTRQPQETSMTEKTKADEMTAAVAQAKADAAARIKAIMTSPEANGREQQAEHLAYETDMAADAAVKILATAPQGAAAADEPAADDDTPDPKTYEASRIAGAGLGGKTKTQQPQASGSLVANMRKLLGKEAV; encoded by the coding sequence ATGGCTGCCATTCTTGAAGACGGAAAGCTTCGGCTCTCCGGCTATGTCGGCGACTACTATTTTTCGGATGGCTTCACCTCGTCCGACGTCGTCGTTGCCCTCGCATCGATCGACGACGGTGATGACCTGACGGTCCATATCAATTCGGGTGGCGGCGTCGCAACGGAAGGCGCCGCCATCCATGCGCTGTTGTCGGCCCGCAAGGGTGTCACCGACGTCGTGATCGAGGGCATTGCGGCATCCGCTGCCTCGCTCATCGCAATGGCGGGCGCGACGGTCACCATGTCGGCCGGCGCGGTCATGATGATCCACGATCCGAGCGGATACACGTTCGGGACCAGCGACGACCATTCGAAGACGATCGAAGGTCTCGAGGCGCTCGCGACGGCCTATGCGCGCGTCTATGCGCAGAAGTCGGGGAAGACCGCCGAGGAATGCCGCGAGATCATGAAGGATGAGCGCTGGCTCACGCCCGAGCAGGCCGTCGCGGAAGGTTTCGCGGACGAAACCACCGAGGCGAAGGCACTCGCTGTCGCGGCTTTCGACTATCGCCTCTATGCGCACGCGCCGAAGCGCCTGACCGCGCTTGCCGTGAAAAAGGATTGGTCCGCCGCCCCGGCTGACCGAAAGGCGGCGCCGTCCGCCGCTTCCACCCGTCAACCACAGGAGACATCCATGACGGAAAAAACGAAGGCGGACGAAATGACCGCCGCCGTAGCCCAGGCAAAAGCCGATGCCGCTGCCCGGATCAAGGCAATCATGACCTCTCCCGAGGCGAACGGCCGCGAACAGCAGGCCGAGCACCTGGCGTACGAAACCGACATGGCCGCCGATGCCGCCGTCAAGATTCTCGCCACGGCGCCGCAGGGAGCCGCCGCCGCGGACGAACCGGCCGCTGATGACGATACGCCGGATCCGAAGACCTACGAGGCCAGCCGCATCGCCGGCGCCGGCCTCGGCGGGAAGACCAAGACGCAACAGCCGCAGGCGAGCGGATCCCTCGTCGCCAACATGCGCAAACTACTCGGCAAGGAGGCCGTATAA
- a CDS encoding transcription termination/antitermination NusG family protein, with protein MNMQHDGLIGQPIAKRSGERFADRMRRISEARLDEGALATINCRISAGKVPWFAIRVRTGREQAVENALGAMDIATLVPMRRGPDLRRRGRIIVGSMMPVIHGYVLAQMLPISDYLSGFLGIEHVIDILGGCDRQVRLSDKEVWRFNGLAEAGVYDWERPVDITLVQGEPVFIVAGPFAGQKAIVVTPNRKGRGDVVVAIAFMGGDVPASVPLALIRKM; from the coding sequence ATGAACATGCAGCATGACGGTCTTATCGGACAACCGATAGCGAAACGTTCCGGCGAGCGCTTCGCCGATCGCATGCGTCGTATCAGCGAAGCGAGGCTCGATGAGGGTGCTCTTGCCACCATCAATTGCCGAATCAGCGCAGGGAAAGTGCCGTGGTTTGCGATTCGAGTAAGGACCGGCCGCGAGCAGGCTGTGGAAAACGCGCTTGGAGCGATGGATATCGCGACCCTTGTGCCGATGCGTCGGGGGCCGGATTTGCGTCGTCGCGGGCGCATTATCGTCGGTTCCATGATGCCCGTGATCCACGGCTATGTGCTCGCCCAGATGCTTCCGATCTCGGACTATTTGTCCGGATTCCTGGGCATCGAGCACGTCATTGACATCCTCGGCGGATGCGATCGACAGGTGCGTCTGTCCGACAAGGAAGTGTGGCGCTTCAACGGATTGGCAGAGGCGGGCGTATATGACTGGGAGCGTCCGGTGGACATCACCCTAGTCCAGGGCGAGCCGGTCTTCATCGTGGCCGGCCCCTTTGCAGGCCAGAAGGCGATTGTCGTCACACCGAACCGCAAGGGGCGTGGTGATGTTGTGGTCGCGATCGCGTTCATGGGAGGCGATGTGCCTGCCTCCGTGCCGCTTGCGCTTATCAGGAAAATGTGA
- a CDS encoding terminase gpA endonuclease subunit, which produces MNAHPGALGIVARALAVSIRPTPPMPFPAWLASNIVLVDGSRKGEFWSAEDAPYLLEIAECLSQEHPCNLVTVRKAQQTGVSILALAWMLYIAEMCPDNALYAAPGIDLLQDLNSGKLQPLIDTWQEKTEKRVIDATGSTTYTKKVGQDTFIYLGNANTKKDLSGKTVRYGVKDEVSKWEFFPDGSDPETLFFGRFTAFRRQKTYKILELSTPELDSGDALGEGPGHCRIDRSFRRSDQRFWHIKCPECAFEQVQYDQNLVIDRAHPHRTTMRCVHCGHLISEMERVTCVRAGRYIPTLAGPDRHPGFHVDAFMSLMMSYEAIAEDRISSEGKGESGAKDYSNLVLALAYQMKGNAPDHVRLMERREDYQPETIPAGGLLFVGGADVQGHGIYVELVAFGQDRQSWTVAAAYLPGETDNPQAGAWILLDEFTSREFPDAHGVLRTLDALGVDSGYRTNQVLEWCRRRPNTYAVKGEPGRGRPAISQPQRKSVTKKGKRKRYGSTMSWPVGTWSLKAEFYGNLHKTGLAAGEPCDPPGYCHFHKELGEEFFQQITAEYFEQKLIRGKLFEEWKPRRVDNHWLDCRIYAMAMAEHIGLSRMSPADWARLRAVYEPAVDVDLLSSAPERIAAAAPLAPAPPAEKKPARRNVQWAAYRK; this is translated from the coding sequence GTGAACGCTCACCCTGGTGCGCTTGGTATCGTAGCACGAGCGCTGGCGGTCTCGATCCGGCCGACGCCGCCGATGCCGTTTCCGGCCTGGCTTGCGTCGAACATCGTGCTGGTCGATGGCTCCCGCAAGGGCGAGTTCTGGTCCGCGGAGGATGCGCCGTACCTTCTGGAAATCGCGGAGTGCCTGAGCCAGGAGCACCCGTGCAATCTCGTGACAGTGCGCAAGGCGCAGCAGACCGGCGTTTCCATCCTTGCCCTGGCGTGGATGCTCTACATTGCGGAGATGTGCCCGGACAATGCGCTCTATGCGGCGCCGGGCATCGACCTTTTGCAGGACCTCAACAGCGGCAAGCTGCAGCCGCTGATCGATACATGGCAGGAGAAAACCGAAAAGCGCGTCATCGACGCCACCGGCTCGACGACCTACACCAAGAAGGTAGGGCAGGACACCTTCATCTATCTCGGCAACGCCAACACGAAGAAGGATCTGTCGGGTAAGACGGTCCGCTATGGCGTAAAGGACGAGGTGTCGAAGTGGGAATTCTTCCCGGACGGTTCGGATCCGGAGACGTTGTTCTTCGGCCGCTTCACGGCATTCCGCCGGCAGAAGACCTACAAGATCCTCGAGCTTTCGACGCCCGAACTCGACAGCGGCGATGCGCTCGGGGAAGGGCCCGGCCACTGCCGTATCGACAGATCCTTTCGTCGATCGGACCAGAGGTTCTGGCACATCAAATGCCCGGAATGCGCTTTCGAGCAGGTTCAATACGATCAGAACCTCGTCATCGACCGGGCTCATCCGCACCGCACGACGATGCGGTGCGTCCATTGCGGGCACCTCATCTCCGAAATGGAGCGCGTGACCTGCGTTCGCGCGGGTCGCTATATCCCGACGCTGGCCGGGCCTGATCGTCATCCGGGCTTTCATGTCGATGCGTTCATGTCGCTGATGATGTCCTATGAGGCGATTGCCGAGGACCGGATATCGTCGGAGGGCAAGGGCGAGTCCGGTGCGAAGGATTACAGCAACCTGGTGCTGGCGCTGGCCTACCAGATGAAGGGAAATGCGCCCGACCACGTTCGCCTGATGGAGCGGCGTGAAGACTACCAGCCGGAGACGATCCCCGCAGGCGGCCTCCTGTTCGTCGGAGGTGCGGACGTCCAGGGCCACGGTATTTACGTAGAACTCGTCGCATTCGGCCAGGATCGCCAGAGCTGGACCGTCGCGGCCGCGTACCTGCCGGGCGAAACCGACAATCCGCAGGCCGGCGCGTGGATTCTTCTCGACGAGTTCACGTCGCGCGAGTTTCCCGACGCCCATGGCGTCCTGCGCACGCTCGATGCGCTCGGGGTGGATTCGGGCTATCGTACCAACCAGGTGCTCGAATGGTGCCGACGTCGGCCGAACACCTATGCGGTCAAAGGCGAGCCCGGCCGGGGTCGTCCGGCGATCAGCCAGCCGCAGCGCAAGTCGGTGACGAAGAAGGGCAAGCGCAAACGGTACGGCTCGACGATGTCATGGCCGGTCGGCACCTGGTCGCTGAAGGCGGAGTTTTACGGCAACCTGCACAAGACCGGCCTGGCCGCCGGCGAGCCTTGCGACCCACCGGGCTATTGCCACTTCCACAAGGAGCTCGGCGAGGAGTTCTTCCAGCAGATCACGGCCGAATATTTCGAGCAGAAGCTGATCCGCGGGAAACTGTTCGAGGAATGGAAGCCGCGCCGGGTGGATAACCACTGGCTCGATTGCCGCATCTACGCGATGGCCATGGCCGAGCACATTGGCCTTTCGCGCATGTCGCCCGCCGATTGGGCTCGGCTCCGCGCAGTGTACGAACCCGCCGTGGACGTCGATCTCCTGTCGTCGGCCCCAGAACGCATTGCCGCGGCTGCGCCCCTCGCTCCCGCCCCACCAGCGGAAAAGAAGCCCGCGCGCCGCAATGTGCAGTGGGCAGCCTACAGAAAGTAG
- a CDS encoding phage portal protein, producing the protein MRYLNRDRTGVLSLRHAVRRDGRHDVREAALRASALAFDFMQNSGWIAGACDQMIVDTIGTELKLNARPDFAKLGYTDQERSEWCKVVEAEWRRWSWNPRECDLAGKATIAEMCDGLMRYYIGGGEGFGVISYFDERMRRAYGVQTGTKVNIVAPHRVPHITREFEGLEGGIFHDAIGRPTHCRFKRREGGMDVDHDLAFLLPNGLAQVVHVLDRGDNPDSPRGISIMAPILKVIAQSDQLADATLATALLQTIFAAVIKSPEPSEEAFQAIQTLADTGVGKVEGIDQLAQDFIDVWGARFEALKSGGINLADTARIGHLGPGEELDFKTAGTPGGNYLPFNKNLQREMARRLGVTIESFSMDFTEASYSSVRMATATIHPIATRRRERIPAPFCQAVYEAFLDEKVATGAIPFKGGYRAFAANRDKVCWAEWQGPAKPSADDYKSANAAKVRLETGVSSLADECAEYGRDWEETAAQRERELKAITGMGLPNPFERVRGGGGPEGGAVEGDREPARTKA; encoded by the coding sequence ATGCGTTACCTCAATCGGGATCGCACCGGCGTCCTGTCCCTGCGTCACGCCGTTCGCCGGGACGGCCGGCACGACGTGCGGGAAGCGGCGTTGCGCGCGTCGGCACTGGCGTTCGACTTCATGCAGAATTCCGGCTGGATCGCCGGCGCATGCGACCAGATGATCGTCGACACGATCGGAACCGAGCTGAAGCTGAACGCCCGGCCGGATTTTGCCAAGCTCGGATATACCGATCAGGAGCGGTCGGAATGGTGCAAGGTCGTCGAGGCGGAGTGGCGACGCTGGTCGTGGAATCCGCGTGAATGCGATCTCGCGGGCAAGGCGACGATCGCGGAAATGTGCGACGGCCTGATGCGGTACTATATCGGCGGCGGCGAGGGCTTCGGCGTCATCTCGTATTTCGACGAACGCATGCGCCGGGCCTATGGCGTCCAGACCGGTACGAAGGTCAACATCGTCGCGCCGCATCGCGTGCCGCATATCACCCGCGAATTCGAGGGTCTCGAAGGCGGCATCTTCCACGACGCGATCGGGCGCCCGACGCATTGCAGGTTCAAGCGCCGCGAAGGCGGCATGGATGTCGACCATGACCTTGCCTTCCTGTTGCCGAACGGGCTGGCGCAGGTCGTCCATGTTCTCGACCGCGGGGACAATCCGGATAGTCCGCGCGGCATCTCCATCATGGCGCCCATCCTGAAGGTCATCGCGCAGAGCGACCAGTTGGCGGATGCGACGCTCGCCACCGCTCTCCTGCAGACGATCTTTGCCGCCGTCATCAAGAGCCCGGAGCCGAGCGAAGAGGCCTTCCAGGCTATCCAGACGCTTGCCGATACCGGCGTTGGCAAGGTCGAAGGGATCGACCAGCTTGCCCAGGATTTCATCGACGTGTGGGGCGCCCGGTTCGAAGCCCTCAAATCCGGCGGGATCAATCTCGCGGACACGGCGCGCATCGGTCATCTCGGGCCTGGGGAAGAGCTGGATTTCAAGACGGCGGGCACGCCCGGCGGAAACTACCTTCCGTTCAACAAGAACCTCCAACGGGAAATGGCCCGTCGCCTGGGCGTGACAATCGAGAGCTTCTCGATGGATTTTACCGAGGCCAGCTATTCCTCGGTGCGCATGGCAACGGCGACGATCCACCCGATCGCCACCCGCCGCCGCGAGCGTATTCCCGCTCCCTTCTGCCAGGCGGTTTACGAGGCGTTTCTCGACGAGAAGGTTGCTACGGGCGCCATCCCCTTCAAAGGTGGATACCGCGCCTTTGCCGCGAACCGCGACAAGGTCTGCTGGGCGGAATGGCAGGGCCCGGCAAAGCCGTCTGCCGATGACTACAAAAGCGCCAATGCGGCGAAGGTGCGACTGGAAACCGGCGTTTCCTCGCTGGCGGACGAATGCGCCGAGTACGGTCGCGACTGGGAAGAGACCGCCGCGCAGCGCGAGCGCGAGCTGAAGGCGATTACCGGCATGGGCCTCCCCAATCCGTTCGAGCGTGTGCGCGGGGGTGGCGGTCCTGAGGGCGGCGCTGTCGAGGGCGATCGTGAGCCGGCGAGGACGAAGGCATGA
- a CDS encoding helix-turn-helix domain-containing protein produces the protein MSHDATNWAIKQRGIKPALKVVLWNLCDRYHPDNGCFPSQDTLAADCEVPRSTLNVYLKELEDMGLIVREQRREKGSNRMDRTRYRFPFEPDFPAKTEEKPGPDSGHGPVSRNRPEPSPENGKSHVQNLDSNPVREPVKGTSKEREGGRDRQEGKQEAQTEVHAETPASIERAFWRLVKNWPDFDGMPKEPAKGPWLTLTQAERSEALAQLPAWLAALKRQKKSHVPAPSTYLREKLWQDIPISLDQQAGAKTAVTKLAAPYGKLWMAERIADLLRKPYGVIGGLTTFEKRQVQLNQKTADELYREKIRRSGWTLVNTMHERAADMKGYPCRPELMPLAESFRPAHRDGDLYAAWRREHERRGWPFIDNTRPPEWVHFPPVPDGWEADPDAAVWSALEEFAAQVREVRGDEHAA, from the coding sequence ATGAGCCACGATGCCACCAACTGGGCAATCAAGCAGCGCGGTATCAAGCCGGCCCTCAAGGTCGTGCTGTGGAACCTGTGCGACCGCTACCATCCCGACAACGGGTGCTTTCCCAGCCAGGATACGCTGGCAGCGGATTGCGAGGTGCCGCGCTCGACGCTCAACGTCTACCTGAAGGAACTTGAAGATATGGGTCTCATCGTGCGCGAGCAGCGCCGCGAGAAGGGATCGAACCGGATGGACCGCACGCGCTACCGCTTCCCGTTCGAACCTGATTTTCCGGCGAAAACCGAGGAAAAGCCGGGTCCAGATTCTGGACACGGCCCCGTGTCCAGAAATCGGCCCGAGCCGAGTCCAGAAAACGGCAAAAGCCATGTCCAGAATCTGGACAGTAACCCTGTAAGGGAACCAGTAAAGGGAACCAGTAAGGAGAGAGAGGGCGGGCGCGATAGGCAGGAAGGCAAGCAGGAGGCGCAGACGGAAGTGCATGCCGAAACGCCGGCGTCGATCGAGCGGGCGTTCTGGCGGTTGGTGAAGAATTGGCCGGACTTTGATGGCATGCCCAAAGAGCCGGCGAAGGGTCCGTGGTTGACCTTGACGCAGGCGGAACGCAGCGAGGCATTGGCCCAGCTGCCTGCGTGGCTTGCGGCTCTGAAGCGGCAGAAAAAGAGCCATGTTCCCGCACCATCGACGTATCTTCGCGAAAAGCTCTGGCAGGATATCCCGATATCTCTCGATCAGCAGGCCGGGGCGAAGACGGCCGTGACAAAGCTCGCCGCGCCCTACGGCAAGCTCTGGATGGCCGAGCGTATCGCAGATCTTCTGCGTAAGCCGTATGGCGTGATCGGCGGTCTGACAACATTCGAGAAGCGTCAGGTTCAGCTGAACCAGAAAACAGCGGACGAGCTTTACAGGGAGAAAATCCGCCGTAGCGGCTGGACGCTGGTGAACACCATGCATGAGCGCGCTGCGGACATGAAGGGGTATCCGTGCCGACCGGAACTGATGCCGTTGGCTGAGAGCTTCCGGCCGGCGCATCGCGACGGAGACCTCTATGCGGCTTGGCGCCGCGAGCACGAGCGCCGGGGCTGGCCGTTCATAGACAATACGCGACCGCCGGAATGGGTGCATTTCCCACCTGTTCCGGATGGATGGGAGGCGGACCCAGACGCGGCGGTCTGGTCGGCATTGGAAGAATTTGCGGCACAGGTGCGAGAGGTACGGGGCGATGAACATGCAGCATGA